In the Arachis stenosperma cultivar V10309 chromosome 8, arast.V10309.gnm1.PFL2, whole genome shotgun sequence genome, CAAATACACAAACAAGACcactatatttttttatataaattttattcatattttgattataagtataaatttatttaaattatattatttatgaagtttgattgtattattttttattatattatttgtaaaGTTTGATTATAAATATATGATATTTTTCTATTTGAATATGGATTCTTATGCGAGttgttttgcttttttttttctacataTAACATGAAACATATCAACTTATTATATGAAGTACGCTATGAAGTAAAATATACGATCAAGAAAAATAATGCAtctatcattttattttataatgcTATATTTACCTTAAATATAAACATGTAAAAGGATTGCAATGAAATGTTGCTTGATAGATCTGTAGAGTTAGCACGAACCCAAAGAATCAAAGCCATGATAGCATGTGCGGAAACCTACCAAATTGAATTATACAAAATTAACATACTTGATAAAATAATCAACATACACTACTAAAAAATAGCATAGTTGCGAATTTTATCTTGAattcttttttcaagactttaTGATTCatgaaaaaattgaaatttgcaACAAATTTCgcaaataaattttacactaTAAAGTGAGAAATATTACTTACAACAAAATCTATACATAATTTGACAATATATTTGGATTATGTCATATTCGCAATTAAATTTGCaacaataaaatttaagaatttaACTATATATGTTTATTGCGGATTTAGCTGCAAATAATATAACAACTACACTTTCACTTAACTTATGTCAATAATAAGGTACGTATATAACTACGTCACGTATATATGCACACTTGGGTATTCATGGTTCGAGTGAAACCGGATTTGATACGATTCAGATCCGATCTAAAATATATACCGAGTCTACTTATTAGACCTGAACTCGATCCTAGACCCGATAAAACCTACACACTTTTAGGCCACGGTTATACCAGGTAAAAATGGGGTAAAAATTGGGCCGTTAATATTACCTTCTTGTAAGCTAGTATGTGAAAATATTCAAATTTTCAAGACTCCAACTATTATTTGATAtagtaaaattcacttaaaaaaatataacaagaattAACCATTCcctaaaattaaagtataaccACAACCAATattaatattgtctaataataccaaatatttaaatcaatacaaataacacaacacaatattatgcattaatctaaagttttatgtattttaaacataaaacattaacttatagtcttataatgactaataacataaaatattaagatttatAATACTTAAATTTCACATAAGCATAACCATCAttcatcactaataacacaaaatattaattatgtatAATTCCACATAAGCATAGTccctaaataattttaattaaatcacAATCATCCTTCcattaattaaaatcattcaGGAGTGGTGCGGTTATTACCAGCAAAACCGGGATTTGTGTCGTTGTCAACAAGATTCTCACCAAACTTCAAAAAGGACGCACTACTCTAATGGTGGTCAGGGATTAGAGAGACAGACAATAAGAGTGAAGAATAAATGGGGACTCTTGTTCAAAGGATGAAGAATTaatttctcttcttcctttctttcaaTACCACAACATTTAGAACCCACACACTTTTTTCATTAACGACAATGGAAAAAAATTAACGGAGAGACGAACGTGATTTAAATAAAAGggtaaagtataatttttttcttaaaatttgtcaaaaattttaaaaatattcctaagttttattatgtttcaattttgttccaaaactttcgatttgcatcaaatatactcttgatggctaaatttttaaaaaatttaagaccaatctaacaataatgTATGAAAATCATGTTTGATTTGCTTGTATTGAGGGTTGTTCTTATAAAATTGTTGTTGAGtttgtcttaaattttttgaaaaattagtcgTTAGGggtatatttgatacaaatcgaaaacttttagtacaaaattgaaataaaataaaacataagaatatttttaaaatttttatcaaactttaagaacaaaaaatatattttaccttAAATAAAATCATTAAGGGACtaatttagtttaaaaattatttaaaaataaaaacaaaaaatacgtaatttttcaaagatgaatttgaatattaactattttataACTTACGGGCAAAAGTTCAGATAGCGTAAAGATTAGAAATAAATCCAgttaatcctaattaatttttattattaaataattatataattaaatttactcttcaaatttaaaatatactaTTGCCTAAGATATTTaagatatataattattcatatatcCTCTCGTATAAATTAAAATCTTTAGAATCAATAATTTCATAACAAATACTATCTAACATTAGTGAAAACAAGAGATCAGACCATCacattaaatttgatttaaagtaattataaagattttgaaaaattaaagtttttatttttagtagGACTTTCAGTATAAAAAAATCCCTATAAAAAATTTACGCTTCAAGTCTAATAAAAGAAAATCTTGTATGAAAAAACGTATTAGATATCATTGGCATAATTCACGTACCTGTATCTAACTATCTAAACTTTTGGTATAACTgatttttgtaataaaaatgaAGAACGCGTATCACCAATAGTCATATATATTCCATAAattaaagtgaaaagaaaattaccgtAAAAAGTTTACTCCATAAGAATGGAGATGATGCTCCAATTAGAATAGCAGCTCCATAAGCAATTTCAAGAAGTGAAACACAAAACCAAAATACCTAACAAAGTATTAACAAAGTAAAGTATGAACATTGGTATTAATATATATGATCATAGTGTAACAAGTTAAAAGATATTGCATGGATGagaggtaaaaaaaaaaatacccgCTTAGGACCTAATCGTACTGCCAAAGTTTTGATTCCTGCTGCTTTGTCTCCTTCAATGTCTGGCAAATCCTATTTTTGTTTTACCAAATAATGTTACATTATTGGGTAACCGAATACATTCAAtcaataaataatatatgaaaaaaattcaTCTTGAGAACGAAGACAAAATGTTTTACCTTTGCCATTGCTACAACCGCAAAAAATATTGCCATCACAACAGTAGCCAAAAATAGGGATCTTGGATATGTAGTTGCCTTCTTCAGCACAAAAGTCTAGACATCATCATGAATGAattagaatccaaaaatatatttacacTTCCTTAAAATCTTACTTGCTATATAAACTATAATTGCAATCAACggtgtaatatatatatatatatattaaaatacacTAGCATTGTTTATTACTGCATATTTTCATATGCTagttaaagatttttttttatcaagaatttgatttagccAACCTAACTTATAGTTAAATACTGGTTTTTTCCATTGTgttatgcttttttttttagcAATACCACGTGactaataaatttattattttttatcgaCATTTAACCaacaaaattctaaattttaaatattaaattctgATAGTAAATAAGGTATTGGTGTAAAATATTTGCTAATATTGATAGAAAGTGTTGAACCATAAAGAATGAATATAAAactattctattatttttataatgtgtgttttttaattttatttttgtatttcattaagtaatatttttggattttaatcatttattattttatattgtacataataaaaaaatgaatataaaattaaaattaataaatataaaataatttaattaaaatattatataatataatattaattaacacCTGTTATAATAAGAAATATTTTAGGTCGGTGTTATAAACCTAGCCTCATTAACTTGAAGGTTTAGGTTTGTTTAGTATTAATTCTTTGAAGTCTCACATTGTTTGGTTTTTGCATGCAGATCATTTGCTTTTGCATTTTCATTGAACCAGccaatttttaataaatttgatcATTGTTGATCGATTCAATTATAAGAACGGTCTTAGTCCAAACTGGTCAGACtattaatttattgatttttttgtcaaattttttattttaataattatatttacaataatataatatttttagaatggACAAATACCTTCATGTGCATAAAAGCTGCAATATTGAACGATGTAGTCATCCCAATTGCATGAGCCATTACGGTTAGTGTTGTAGATTTCTTCCATCTTAAGAAAGGTAACTGCAAAGGTTTCAAAATAATAGTTATATAAATCTTATGAACAATAAGTAGCCACCGTtatgaaagaaaattaaatatcatctagcaaccatttcaatcaaaaACATGATTAAAAAATAGTCTAAGTAAATTAACTTCATCTTCATGGAGAATCTATTCTCATCATTAAGTTGCATCTTAATAAATTTGTTACATAAACAATTTTACGCATGTATTTCATAACAAATTACAATAAgcacataataaaaaataagcgAGACTAACTCATGGAGTGTGAATATTTGTGGGTGACACAATAATAATATTGCATAAATAAATCGAGATAAGAGTAGGCTGAGACTTGTAAACACAATAAAAAGTTTATAGATGTGAGATTTGTGATTATCTTAGTTACTTACTGTTTTGAGggttttaattaacaaaaattccTTAATTGATATTCAAATCAACTCACATTAATGGAATAAGCTGTCATTAGCATACAAGTGACAAGAAGAGACCAAAGCGATGGTTTTGATCCtatcatccaagcagatccaaAGCTctgtataaaaaaaaaattattagagtTAAAACAATATGCCCATTTAAACAGGTAAACTAGCTAATCCAATAAATTTTATCCATTTTGATGGTCTTACTTTtttgttcaatttttttaaatattatttttttattcaaataaaaattaaaaggaaacaatcattatatataaaattaatcaaTTGTAAGGATTAAATTTAGTCCTCaaattaaactattttatttCATTAACATATAGGTCATCGGACTCAATTatagttttatttttgtaaaaatctacttctaattaatttgataaaaatatagaGGAAAATGAATAAAGAGAGTCGCATCCTAATAAGAATTGAAAATAAACTTCTAAGCATCCAACTTGGCAAAGGTGATAAATGCTTCTAAATATAACATACCAGAAATAAAAATGATGCCACAGTTATAACTCCATTTGTGTAAGAAAATTCTCCAGATGCTAAAGGAAGATATGGCTTATTAATctacaataattaaaaaaatgtagcACTGGTTAGAAAAATAAGACAAAAAACAAGTAAAAGGGGGAAGTTATAACTCTATAAAGATGCTTGCTTTCTAAACTCTAATGAATTAATGCTAAAACACTAGATGAGGGTAACTTTTAATCGGTCTATCTTACGTACTAATAGGTCATACCTTGTCTATTTCAAGATCAGCTAATTGATTCAATCCAACAATATAGAGATGCATGAAGAAGTGTGGTACAATATACTGAAATGAAATAGCAGGGAAAAAAGCTCACCATTAGTAATACAttctctaataataataataataataataataatgagaaACTCTTGAagtcaataatttttaatattttttgctATTATTTGACTAATATAAgtattaaattatctttaataaataaattttattaatttatgtatataaattttaaaagaatatgggtataaattgtattaatttatatgtataaattcTAGTAAATATAAGTGtaaattacatatttttttgtGTAAAATTCTGTAAATTTGAATGTAAATTCTTAATGACcaaatactaataaaaaataataatatttaataattatataacatTGCCCTATTATAATTACTAAAAGGTGCATGGTATTTAGAGGCGGTTTTATTAGAGGTTGTAACCGTCGCAAAACATATTACCAGCAAACAATCACTATTATTTAAGTTGCAGAAATTATAATTCGTAGCGATTTTCAACAACCGCTGGCAACAACAAGAAGTTTTTAATGTGATATATATGAAACTTTAGAGTTAAGAAATGTGCTGCTATGTtcaaattcattatttttttaatgagttCTTATATCATTCTTGTTTTAAAATGATATAAGTAGACATTATAGGGTAAATTTTCCTTCCTATGTTTCTTGACATATATATTGTCGCCAACCTGTAAATAGCCATTAAAAAAAGTTGGAAATAATTGTGATAGATTGTCCACGGCAAGGAGTGATGAAAAAAATGAGCCTGCCACCTGTCAAATGATTCAAAAGATTAATAGCAATTGATGCGTAGAACATTTTCAAGACTTAatttagaaatgaaagaaaCTTACAAGGCCCATAAATGCGTAAAATCTGCTAAATATGCGAAAATTATCAAAGCCATGTATGATagattcaataataatttttgaattatgaGCTTGTGGTTTAGGTTCATATGATTCTGTAGTCACTGCATTGATTAAGGGTCTCTTCTCATATTTATCAAATGTAGATCTTGGATCCAAAGATGTCTTGATGATGATATTATTTTGCATTGATGATtttccattcttcttccatGAACATCTTGTTATATAATATCCTAAAAAAACAAATTCATAATTaaaacattttatttatttatgtattgaGCCTCCAATAAACGGGTATGTGAAATGTAGTGTTGCACGACACACCTTGTTAAAGAAAACCTcgttaaaatttattaaaacaTTAAAAACTCATATCAAACTATAAATAtggtaaaaaatttaaaataatatctattctttttttttatacagtaaataaagaatataaaattgagaattgaatataaaattttacaaCTAAATTAGAGTGGTACTGTTATATTATACTAATTAAGCTTATAATTGTCTGaaagaaaaaaagtaaaatataattgagttaataaatattgtttttgtaaaatacaaaaaaggtagatatatattaaataaagattaaaaataatagGCATCTACATACATATTGTGAACTATTAATCACATGTAGTTAGgactataaaaattaaaaagtttatGCTATAATACTTATAATTAAAGTGGATAAACATTTGAAAGGTattactaaaaattaaaataatattttttatatttaataataatttttaatttaaaaaataaaaatacaaatattaatagaatataaaaagatattattttaattctaataatattattttaatgttGCTAAGATTATATATATAGCACCATTATGATTCGACCACCAAATTAAAGATGTCAgctgagagagagagagacagagagaaTAAGAGATAAGAGATGTGACTTACTTGCGTAGGAATGGTCAACGTACTTTTTATTGTTCCAGCAATGCCCACCTATCAATGTCACttgttatataaaaaatactagCAGAAGCTTGTGCAACCCAAATTTCTGTTTTGTGTTTTGGATTATGGGTCGAATTTTtggattaaattaaaaaaatattgacaaaaagtactatattttttaaaatgtaaaaaattttaaataaattatcatttaacttgttatttttttattaatcaagttttttttgttttttaaaaattaaacgaacttaattttaaaaataaagatgtgttcattttaatagataaatagactaatttaataaatttggCCATTTTAACAGCCGTTTACTTCATATTATTACttaaagtaaaaaaagaaaaagaataatttgatcttttagatattttagaTATTGATAATATTTCAGTTTataaagatatttgaaaaataataaaaaaatgagcaTAAAGTAGTTTAAGATGACCTTATTTTGTATTCTTTAATTAATTacctctttttttattttatattcctTAATTATCGTTGAAATGATTGGATATACTAAAATGAGTATAT is a window encoding:
- the LOC130946031 gene encoding naringenin 8-dimethylallyltransferase 2, chloroplastic-like — protein: MQNNIIIKTSLDPRSTFDKYEKRPLINAVTTESYEPKPQAHNSKIIIESIIHGFDNFRIFSRFYAFMGLVAGSFFSSLLAVDNLSQLFPTFFNGYLQYIVPHFFMHLYIVGLNQLADLEIDKINKPYLPLASGEFSYTNGVITVASFLFLSFGSAWMIGSKPSLWSLLVTCMLMTAYSINLPFLRWKKSTTLTVMAHAIGMTTSFNIAAFMHMKTFVLKKATTYPRSLFLATVVMAIFFAVVAMAKDLPDIEGDKAAGIKTLAVRLGPKRVFWFCVSLLEIAYGAAILIGASSPFLWSKLFTVSAHAIMALILWVRANSTDLSSNISLQSFYMFIFKLIYVENIVTLLVR